DNA from Psychrobacter cibarius:
GTTTTAAGTGGTTCCACAATGACAGTCTGTTTTGAGTAGTCTGTTAATAGGTTTTTGGGGTGAAACAGCTGGTTCCGCTGGGGTATACCTATACCTATTGCTGTTGCTAACCACTCAGATAGTTATCAATCCTATTAGGTTCTATAGTGAGGATTAAGGCAATCAAAATACGTATTGAAGGTTTGACCTAGAAAATAGAAAAAACGCTATACTTATCAATAGTATAGCGTTTTTTATAAAAATAATGTGAATGCGTTATCTAAGAATACTTACTTAGCTACGGCTTTAAAATGTGCAACTTGGTTGGCATTAGTAATCGTTAAGACAGGTACATTATTCGCACTTTTACTTATGCTGTACTTGCCTTCTACAGTCTTAAGGGCAGCATTATCAAAGTTAGTTTGCGGCTCAGGGCATGCCATCATCGTGCTTCTTACCGGACCCAATTTCACGTCGCCATTTACCACGCTATAACCAGCACCCATGTTATTACAAGTATTTATAAGACTGACGAGTTTATTATCATTATCCATCATAAAATTGAGGGTTAAAGGCTTGGCTGGATCATAAAATAGGGGTGCAATTTTTTCACCACCAGTGCTTTTGGCGTCAACAAGTTGCCAGTTATAAGCTTGTAAGGCAGTTGAGGTGATAGGCTGAATGACTGGTGCAGGAGTATTCGTGTTTGGC
Protein-coding regions in this window:
- a CDS encoding META domain-containing protein, producing MKSMTKKMMASVVAVGTLAAGCQTTPNTNTPAPVIQPITSTALQAYNWQLVDAKSTGGEKIAPLFYDPAKPLTLNFMMDNDNKLVSLINTCNNMGAGYSVVNGDVKLGPVRSTMMACPEPQTNFDNAALKTVEGKYSISKSANNVPVLTITNANQVAHFKAVAK